A window of Clostridioides sp. ES-S-0010-02 genomic DNA:
GATAAATCTTCTTGATATTTATACCCTTCTAAGTTAAACTTTTTTAAGTCGTTAATATCTTCTATTTTATTTTTAACAATATATTTTACCATCATTCCTCTAGCTTTCTTTGCTTGTGTAGATTCGACTTTTAACATATTATTTTTATTTATTTTAAAATTACATGTTACATATGTATGATTGTCATCAATAAATTTTTCCACAGTTTTGCTGTATTCACTTGATGCAAGATTGACAATAGCTGTATTTTCTTTGTTTAATTCGTTATATATACTGTCTCCCCAATATTCATATAAATTTTTAAATTCTCTTATCTGTAACTTTGTCTGCATTTCTAATCTGTATTCATATATACTATCATAGGGTTTTACGACCCCATACAATCCACTTATGATTCTAATACAACTATTTGCAAATTCCTCATCTTGCTTTGTAAAATTCTCTGCTTCTATATTTTTATATTGTATTCCAGCATAAGTTAAGATTGCAGGAGTACCTAAACTGTCAAATTTAAAATTATCAAATCTACTCTTGTTTAATATAGCTAATTTTTCGTTGATTTTCATTTTACTTTTGAAATCCTCTACACTAAAGGTTTTTATATTCTTTGATATTTCTTTTGCTTTATCTATGAAACAGGGCAAGCTTAAATCTCTATCAAATTCTTGTACATTCTTCATATTTTTAGCTGGTGATAACATTATAATCATAAATTTCTACTACTCCTATTTTTCCAAATATTCAAGAATCTCTTGTGCATTTGTATCTGGTTTTGCTTTTTCAAAAACTTTTTCAATAATTCCACTTTCATCTACAATATAAGTTGCACGAACAACTCCTAAAGCAGTTTTCCCATACATTTTTTTCTCTTTCCACACATCAAAAGCCTTAATAGTAGTTAAATCTGGGTCAGAAAGTAAAATAAAAGGAAGCTCATGCTTTTCTGCAAATTTTTGATGTGATTTAATACTATCTTTACTTATCCCAATAACTGGTATATCATTATTTCTAAATCCTTCATATGCGTTCCTAAATGCACATGCCTGACGTGTGCATCCTGGTGTATTATCTTTAGGATAAAAATATATTACCACTTTTTTCCCCTTAAAATCAGACATACTGACTTTATTTCCATCTTTATCTTCTAATGTAAATTCTGGTGCTTTTGTACCTATACTTAACATAAATATCTCTCCTTTTGTTTTTAATCAATAATTTATACTATATTTATATTACTACCCTATATTTCTGTATATAAATAAAATATTTTACTTTTTATATAGAAATTTTCATGAATATGTAAATCTTATATACTGAAAATTTCAAGCTTTATTTGATTGGAACATTTAAACTGGAATTTATGTTAAGTAATTAAAATAAGCAGGATTTAATTTATGTATTAAATCCTGCCTATTTATTTTTATTCTTCTAATACTCTAATCTATATAAATTTAAATTCTTCTACATCAAACAGACCTAAATCAGTAAGTCTTATTTTTGGAATAACAGGAAGAGCCATAAATGAAAGTGTAATAAAAGGGTCTACATACTTTGGAACTCCCATTTTTCTTGCTATTTTTAACATATTATCAGTTGTTTCTTGCACTTCATCTGCTGGAAGAGTACTAATTAATCCAGCTACTTTAAGACTTAAGTGAGCAAGTACTTTTCCATTTGATACAATTACATAGCCACCCTGTATATCTCTCAAGTAATTTACTGCAACTATAATATCATCATCATTATCTCCTGCAACTATGATATTATGTGAATCATGAGCTACAGTAGTTGCTATTGCTCCATTTTTTATGCCAAACCCTTTTAATGGTGCAACTGATATGTTTCCAGTCATTCTGTGTCTCTCAACAACACAAAGCTTTGAATATTCTTCATTTGGATTGAAATATCCATTTTTGTTTGGTATAGATTCAAATAATTTATTTGTCAGAATTTGATATGGTACAATTTCCATTACATAATTTTTTTCATTTGACTTTAATTGTATTTTTTCTCTATCAACGTCTTTAAATTTGACTGTATTGAGTAAATCTTTATCCTTAATTTCATAATTATAATCAGAAAAAATTCCCTCATCTATCAATTTACCATCTTTATAAACACTACCTACCTCCATGTTTTCTAAATTGTTTAAAACAACAACATCCGCTTTATACCCAGCACCTATTGCTCCAATTCTATTTAGACCATATGCTCTTGCTGAATTGTAAGTTGCAATTTTAATAGCTTTAATTGGCTCCATACCCAAATCGATTGCACACTTTATATTCCATCTTATATGACCTTGTTTTTCTATATCATCCAAATGTTTATCATCTGTACAAAACATAAATTCTTCAATTGGTAAGTTGTGTTTCAATAATCCCTTTATTATGGCTTCTAAGTTTTTTGCTGCACTTCCTTCTCTTATAAAAATTTTTAAACCTGCTCTTAATTTTTCATACACTTCATTAAAAGTTATACATTCATGGTCATTTTTTATTCCTGCACATACATATGCTTGAAGTGACTTCCCACTTATATTTGGTGCATGTCCATCTGCAATTTTATCTTTAAAAGCCTCTAATTTATCTAAAATTTCCTCTTCCGCAGATATAACATCATTAAAACACATTACCTCTCCTAATCCTAAGATTCTAGGATTATTTATGTAAGCATCCATATCTTTTGCACTAAAAGTTCCTATTCCATTAGTTTCAAATCTTGTTGCAGGGACAGATGATG
This region includes:
- the yaaA gene encoding peroxide stress protein YaaA, which produces MIIMLSPAKNMKNVQEFDRDLSLPCFIDKAKEISKNIKTFSVEDFKSKMKINEKLAILNKSRFDNFKFDSLGTPAILTYAGIQYKNIEAENFTKQDEEFANSCIRIISGLYGVVKPYDSIYEYRLEMQTKLQIREFKNLYEYWGDSIYNELNKENTAIVNLASSEYSKTVEKFIDDNHTYVTCNFKINKNNMLKVESTQAKKARGMMVKYIVKNKIEDINDLKKFNLEGYKYQEDLSNNKEYVFVKE
- the bcp gene encoding thioredoxin-dependent thiol peroxidase, which encodes MLSIGTKAPEFTLEDKDGNKVSMSDFKGKKVVIYFYPKDNTPGCTRQACAFRNAYEGFRNNDIPVIGISKDSIKSHQKFAEKHELPFILLSDPDLTTIKAFDVWKEKKMYGKTALGVVRATYIVDESGIIEKVFEKAKPDTNAQEILEYLEK
- the ade gene encoding adenine deaminase codes for the protein MSNLKKKCDVASGRDKADIVLKNGTIINVFTEELIVGDVAIVDDTIVGIGEYSGKIEIDCSGKYLSPGFIDAHMHIESTMVMPIELSKKLLKSGTTTVIADPHELVNVKGASAIDFLLESTKEIPLNVYIMLPSSVPATRFETNGIGTFSAKDMDAYINNPRILGLGEVMCFNDVISAEEEILDKLEAFKDKIADGHAPNISGKSLQAYVCAGIKNDHECITFNEVYEKLRAGLKIFIREGSAAKNLEAIIKGLLKHNLPIEEFMFCTDDKHLDDIEKQGHIRWNIKCAIDLGMEPIKAIKIATYNSARAYGLNRIGAIGAGYKADVVVLNNLENMEVGSVYKDGKLIDEGIFSDYNYEIKDKDLLNTVKFKDVDREKIQLKSNEKNYVMEIVPYQILTNKLFESIPNKNGYFNPNEEYSKLCVVERHRMTGNISVAPLKGFGIKNGAIATTVAHDSHNIIVAGDNDDDIIVAVNYLRDIQGGYVIVSNGKVLAHLSLKVAGLISTLPADEVQETTDNMLKIARKMGVPKYVDPFITLSFMALPVIPKIRLTDLGLFDVEEFKFI